One Ricinus communis isolate WT05 ecotype wild-type chromosome 7, ASM1957865v1, whole genome shotgun sequence genomic region harbors:
- the LOC8266715 gene encoding mitochondrial import receptor subunit TOM9-2 produces the protein MASQSRRGGVSLPARRSSKAQPEPTFLAKLTNSEIVAKGKRAASDTVFVTKKLLRSTGKAAWIAGTTFLILVVPLIIEMDREQQFNELELQQQSLLGAPTPPK, from the coding sequence ATGGCCTCCCAATCCCGACGCGGCGGAGTATCACTCCCGGCGAGGCGATCCTCAAAGGCACAGCCAGAGCCTACATTCCTCGCCAAACTAACAAACTCGGAAATCGTCGCAAAAGGCAAGCGAGCTGCATCCGACACCGTTTTCGTCACTAAGAAGCTCCTTCGCAGCACCGGAAAAGCCGCGTGGATTGCGGGGACCACATTTTTAATTCTTGTGGTGCCTCTTATTATTGAGATGGATCGCGAGCAGCAATTCAATGAGCTCGAGCTCCAACAACAAAGCCTCCTCGGTGCCCCAACGCCCCCAAAGTAG
- the LOC8266716 gene encoding plasmodesmata-located protein 1 produces MGLPETKRTTLSVLSLPLPLITIFGIFVISATAADYTNLIFKGCARQKFQDPSGIYSQNLNNLLQSLVSQSSQKSFSSTTSGDGQNAIAGLYQCRGDLTTAQCYTCVSKIPEMVKKNCGEVIAVRIQLSGCYLRYEISGFKQASETELLYKICGSTQASGTGFEEMRNSALDAMIDGVKNGFYTGNYQTVFVLGQCEGDLSSGDCGNCLKSAVESMKDQCGDSTSGQVYLHKCFISYSYYPNGVPTINPASEVAGSKDHTQRTVAIAVGGVAALGFLVVCLLFAKSMLKKRKAKYEGWN; encoded by the exons ATGGGTTTACCAGAAACAAAGAGAACTACTCTCTCCGTTCTCTCTCTTCCCCTGCCTTTGATCACAATTTTTGGGATTTTTGTAATATCCGCTACTGCTGCAGATTACACAAACTTAATTTTCAAAGGCTGTGCAAGGCAAAAATTCCAAGACCCATCTGGGATCTACTCTCAAAACCTTAATAACCTCTTGCAATCTTTGGTTTCACaatcatcacaaaagagtttctCTTCAACAACTTCTGGAGACGGCCAAAATGCCATTGCAGGGCTATACCAATGCAGAGGTGATCTCACAACAGCTCAGTGTTACACATGTGTGAGCAAAATCCCTGAAatggttaaaaaaaattgtggaGAAGTGATAGCAGTGAGGATTCAGTTGAGTGGGTGTTATCTTAGATATGAAATTTCTGGGTTTAAGCAAGCTTCTGAAACTGAGTTGTTGTACAAGATTTGTGGGTCAACTCAAGCTAGTGGAACTGGGTTTGAAGAGATGAGAAACTCCGCTCTCGATGCAATGATTGATGGTGTAAAAAATGGTTTTTACACAGGGAATTACCAGACTGTTTTTGTTTTAGGCCAATGTGAAGGTGATTTATCAAGTGGTGATTGTGGTAATTGTTTGAAAAGTGCAGTTGAGAGTATGAAAGATCAGTGTGGTGACTCAACTTCAGGCCAAGTTTATCTTCACAAGTGTTTTATTAGCTACAGTTATTACCCAAATGGAGTACCCACCATTAATCCAGCATCAG AGGTGGCAGGGTCAAAGGACCACACTCAAAGGACAGTGGCCATTGCAGTTGGGGGAGTAGCAGCCTTGGGATTTCTAGTTGTATGTTTGTTGTTTGCAAAATCAATGTTGAAGAAGCGCAAGGCTAAATATGAAGGCTGGAACTGA
- the LOC8266714 gene encoding putative receptor protein kinase ZmPK1 — MKYARLFCIFISTFRNFSMDILNSLFVLSITALVASPHFSSSATSDSALKEGSSLSVENPQDILVSKTGVFSAGFYPVGDNAYCFAVWFSKPSCSRSSTSSSCTVVWTANRDYPVNGKRSKLRLQQNGNLVLTDADKSIAWSVKTASLLSTELTLYDSGNLVLHTVKGAVLWQSFGSPADTLLPLQQFNKDMQLVSSRSRTNLSSGFYKLFFNNDNLLRLLYDSPEVSSIYWPKPWLVSWATGRFSYNRSRLAFLDTLGKFTSSDKFSFLSGDYGVRLQRRLTLDFDGNLRLYSREEDNENNKTWVISWQALSQSCMIHGTCGPNSICNYDPISGRKCSCLPGHKLKNTTDWSYGCEPEFNLSCDNSSDQVSFIKFMHADFYGNDHEVYPGYTLEECENLCLRLCNCKGFQYRYIGGNQWSLFSVINNIQHTIIPTVCYPKISLLNGYVSPDYDGDFYVKFPKNGFFSDKEDNSGFGLNCSSDIVRPLYRTYPERLENRTLQLLFWFAFGLGGVEIFCILLVWCFLISSHKDSNDASQGYQQVAITGFKRFTYSELKQATQNFSSEVGRGAGGTVYRGKLPDNRIAAIKRLNIADQGEAEFLAEVSTLGKLNHMNLIDSWGYCAEKKHRLLVYEYMEHGSLADNLFSNALDWRKRFEIALGTARGLAYLHEECLEWVLHCDVKPPNMLLDSNYNPKVSDFGLSKLLKRSGHDDSNISSFSRIRGTRGYMAPEWVLNMRITSKVDVYSYGIVVLEMVTGKCSPAMGVSSNGGEEKEQRGLVTWVRDKKNNGGESWIEEIVDPMLEGENDRVEMETLVTLALQCVEEDSDARPTMSKVVQILLHHQNYL; from the coding sequence ATGAAGTATGCTCGTCTGTTCTGTATTTTCATTTCCACTTTCAGAAACTTCAGTATGGATATTCTTAATTCCTTGTTTGTTTTGTCGATAACTGCACTCGTAGCATCGcctcatttttcttcttcagcaACATCTGATTCTGCCTTGAAGGAAGGCTCGTCTCTTTCTGTAGAGAATCCGCAGGACATTCTTGTTTCAAAAACTGGCGTTTTCTCCGCTGGATTTTACCCTGTCGGCGACAATGCTTACTGCTTTGCTGTGTGGTTCAGCAAACCATCTTGCAGTAGGAGTTCTACTAGTAGCAGTTGTACCGTCGTTTGGACGGCAAATCGTGATTATCCGGTTAATGGCAAACGTTCAAAGCTTCGGCTGCAACAAAATGGAAATCTTGTCCTGACAGATGCTGATAAATCCATTGCTTGGTCCGTCAAAACTGCTTCTCTTTTGTCAACAGAGCTAACCCTTTATGACTCTGGCAATCTTGTTCTGCATACTGTGAAGGGTGCTGTTCTCTGGCAAAGCTTTGGTTCACCGGCGGACACTCTTCTTCCCCTACAACAATTTAACAAAGACATGCAGCTTGTCTCGTCAAGAAGCAGAACAAATCTTTCTTCTGGTTTTTACAAGCTATTTTTCAACAATGATAATCTTCTTCGTCTTCTATATGACAGTCCAGAGGTCTCGAGTATATATTGGCCAAAACCGTGGCTTGTGAGCTGGGCAACAGGGAGATTCTCTTACAATCGCAGCAGACTCGCCTTTCTTGATACTTTAGGCAAGTTTACTTCATCCGacaagttttcttttctatcagGAGATTATGGAGTGAGACTTCAACGAAGACTAACACTTGATTTTGATGGCAATCTTCGATTGTACAGTAGGGAAGAGGACAACGAAAACAACAAAACTTGGGTTATTTCATGGCAAGCCCTGTCTCAATCATGTATGATTCATGGAACTTGCGGACCTAATAGTATATGCAACTATGATCCAATTTCTGGTAGAAAATGTTCTTGCCTTCCAGGTCATAAGTTAAAGAATACTACTGACTGGTCTTATGGTTGCGAACCGGAATTCAATCTTTCCTGTGACAACAGTTCAGACCAGGTTAGTTTCATTAAGTTCATGCATGCCGATTTTTATGGAAATGATCATGAAGTGTATCCTGGTTACACCTTGGAAGAGTGTGAGAATTTATGTTTGAGATTGTGCAATTGCAAAGGATTCCAGTACAGGTACATTGGAGGAAATCAGTGGTCTCTTTTTTCTGTGATTAATAATATCCAGCACACAATTATTCCTACAGTTTGCTATCCCAAGATTTCATTGCTAAACGGGTATGTTTCACCAGATTACGATGGAGATTTCTATGTAAAATTCCCTAAAAATGGTTTTTTCTCTGATAAAGAGGATAATTCGGGATTTGGGTTGAATTGCTCTAGTGATATTGTGAGGCCTTTGTACAGAACTTACCCAGAAAGACTTGAAAATAGAACACTGCAGTTGCTGTTCTGGTTTGCCTTTGGTTTAGGAGGAGTTGAGATATTCTGTATTCTTTTAGTTTGGTGTTTCTTGATCAGTTCCCATAAGGACTCAAATGATGCTTCTCAAGGCTACCAGCAAGTTGCAATAACAGGATTCAAAAGATTCACCTACTCTGAACTGAAACAGGCAACTCAAAATTTCAGTTCAGAAGTTGGAAGAGGAGCAGGAGGAACAGTATACAGAGGCAAATTGCCCGATAATCGAATTGCAGCAATCAAACGACTGAATATAGCTGACCAAGGAGAAGCTGAATTCCTAGCAGAAGTAAGCACTCTTGGGAAGCTTAATCATATGAACTTGATAGATTCTTGGGGTTATTGTGCGGAGAAAAAGCATAGGCTTCTGGTATATGAGTACATGGAGCATGGGTCTTTAGCAGATAATCTTTTCTCCAATGCACTAGATTGGCGAAAAAGGTTCGAAATCGCCTTAGGCACAGCAAGAGGGCTAGCTTATCTGCATGAAGAATGCCTGGAATGGGTACTTCACTGTGATGTAAAGCCTCCAAACATGCTCCTGGACTCAAATTACAACCCGAAAGTGTCGGACTTTGGCTTGTCCAAGCTACTAAAAAGATCAGGCCATGATGACTCGAACATCTCTAGCTTTTCAAGAATAAGAGGAACGAGAGGGTACATGGCTCCTGAATGGGTTTTGAACATGCGCATCACGTCAAAGGTGGATGTCTACAGCTATGGGATTGTTGTTTTGGAGATGGTGACAGGGAAGTGCAGTCCTGCAATGGGAGTGAGCAGTAATGGCGGAGAAGAGAAAGAGCAGCGAGGATTGGTGACATGGGTAAGAGACAAGAAGAATAATGGAGGAGAATCATGGATTGAAGAGATTGTGGATCCTATGCTGGAAGGAGAAAATGACAGAGTTGAAATGGAAACTCTTGTTACATTGGCCTTACAATGTGTGGAGGAAGACAGTGATGCAAGACCTACCATGAGCAAAGTCGTCCAGATTCTTCTCCATCATCAGAACTATCTCTAG